A stretch of the Salminus brasiliensis chromosome 19, fSalBra1.hap2, whole genome shotgun sequence genome encodes the following:
- the ca5a gene encoding carbonic anhydrase 5A, mitochondrial: protein MVNLAAAIAPLGRQLQRRLVGRIRLQQQRQQQQQQPVRRCNLSACSSRYVLSQMHPMWQEPLAVPGGERQSPIDISVRKSMFDPQLKPLVMKYDPRTCQQIWNNGYSFLVEYDDTTDKSTLHGGPLEDQFRLCQFHFHWGENNKWGSEHTVDHRLYPAELHLVHWNSDKYSLFEEAVMEDNGLAVIGVFLKVGKRHEGLQKLVDALPAVRHKDSVVEFTRFDAASLLPDNVDDYWTYSGSLTTPPLTEAVTWIIMKQPIEVSHDQLAVFRSLLFTSAEEDVQKSMVNNFRVQQPLKGRAIRSSFVPFLQDAPPGDEPQ from the exons ATGGTGAACCTAGCCGCGGCTATAGCGCCTCTCGGACGGCAGCTCCAGCGCCGCCTGGTCGGGAGGATCCGGttgcagcagcagcggcagcagcagcagcagcagcccgtCCGGAGATGCAACCTGTCCGCCTGCTCCAGCAGATATGTCCTGTCTCAGA TGCACCCGATGTGGCAGGAGCCTCTGGCCGTCCCGGGCGGGGAGCGCCAGTCTCCCATCGACATCTCTGTGAGGAAGAGCATGTTTGACCCACAGCTCAAACCGCTCGTCATGAAGTACGACCCCAGAACCTGCCAGCAGATCTGGAACAACGGCTACTCCTTCCTAGTCGAGTACGACGACACTACGGACAAATCAA CACTGCATGGGGGCCCACTGGAGGATCAGTTCAGGCTGTGCCAGTTTCATTTCCACTGGGGCGAGAATAATAAGTGGGGCTCGGAACACACAGTGGACCATCGCCTCTACCCAGCTGAG CTCCACCTGGTTCACTGGAACTCTGATAAGTACAGCCTGTTCGAGGAGGCAGTCATGGAGGACAATGGCTTGGCTGTCATTGGCGTTTTCCTGAAG GTTGGAAAGCGGCACGAGGGACTGCAGAAGTTGGTGGATGCTTTACCTGCTGTTCGACACAAG GACAGTGTGGTGGAGTTCACCCGGTTCGACGCCGCCTCCCTGCTGCCAGATAATGTAGACGACTACTGGACGTATTCGGGCTCTCTGACCACGCCCCCTCTGACTGAAGCAGTCACATGGATCATCATGAAGCAGCCCATTGAAGTCAGCCATGATCAG ctggcGGTGTTTCGGAGCTTGCTCTTCACTTCAGCAGAAGAGGACGTTCAGAAGAGCATGGTGAACAACTTCCGAGTCCAGCAGCCTCTTAAGGGGCGTGCGATCCGCTCCTCATTCGTCCCCTTCCTCCAGGATGCCCCCCCAGGGGATGAGCCACAGTGA